In Acidianus brierleyi, one genomic interval encodes:
- a CDS encoding aspartate aminotransferase family protein: MEDPSKIVREHTFGTWRKQKGWEPINIVKADGVYFYDSAGKKYLDFSSQLVNVNLGYGNNHVIKEIEHQLENLQYISPAFATETRAKAASSLLQVMPRNLTKFFFSTSGTEANEGAIKISRLVKKPSYKVVARYRAYHGSTLASMSLTGDYRRWFTEPNTMQGVVRIPEPYCYRCPLNLKYPDCGIACATYLDYVIKNEGNVASVIIEPITGTNGVVVPPKEYLPIIRKITSENNVILITDEVMTGWGRTGEWFAVNNWNVEPDILTTAKGASASYLPIGITAVNKEIAEFFEDNIFAHGHTFEAHPVTLAAIPAVIEEYKRLDLLSHVKAMGQYLGDRLKELKERHKSIGDVRGMGLFWAIELIKDSKKTPFGTYEDKYEGKSTPVDVLTKRLMNDGIYVFGGPSWLVISPPLIISKEDIDIGIEKIDETLNSLDKQFT; this comes from the coding sequence ATGGAAGATCCAAGTAAGATTGTTAGAGAGCATACTTTTGGAACATGGAGAAAACAGAAAGGTTGGGAACCAATAAATATCGTGAAGGCAGACGGGGTATATTTTTACGATTCTGCTGGCAAAAAATATTTGGATTTTTCTTCTCAATTAGTCAATGTCAATTTGGGTTACGGAAATAATCACGTTATAAAAGAAATAGAACATCAATTGGAAAATTTACAATACATATCTCCAGCTTTTGCTACAGAAACTAGGGCTAAAGCTGCTTCTTCTTTATTACAAGTGATGCCAAGAAATCTTACTAAATTCTTTTTTTCTACTTCTGGGACTGAGGCTAATGAAGGAGCAATAAAAATTTCAAGACTTGTGAAAAAACCTTCATATAAAGTAGTAGCTAGATACAGGGCTTATCATGGTTCTACCTTAGCTTCAATGAGCTTAACTGGAGATTATAGAAGATGGTTTACTGAGCCTAACACAATGCAAGGAGTAGTAAGAATACCTGAACCGTATTGTTATAGATGTCCGTTAAATCTTAAATACCCAGATTGTGGAATAGCTTGTGCTACATATTTGGACTATGTTATAAAAAATGAAGGTAACGTAGCTTCTGTTATAATTGAACCTATTACTGGAACAAATGGTGTTGTAGTTCCACCTAAAGAATATCTACCAATAATAAGAAAAATAACAAGTGAGAATAATGTGATTTTAATAACTGACGAAGTTATGACAGGTTGGGGAAGAACAGGAGAATGGTTTGCTGTAAATAATTGGAACGTAGAGCCTGACATTCTAACTACTGCTAAAGGTGCATCTGCTTCTTATCTTCCCATAGGAATTACTGCAGTAAATAAGGAGATAGCAGAATTCTTTGAAGATAATATTTTTGCGCATGGACACACGTTTGAAGCACATCCTGTTACTTTGGCTGCAATTCCAGCAGTTATAGAGGAATATAAAAGACTGGATTTACTGTCGCACGTAAAAGCTATGGGACAATACTTAGGTGATCGACTAAAGGAATTAAAGGAGAGACATAAAAGTATAGGTGATGTTAGAGGCATGGGACTATTTTGGGCTATAGAATTAATTAAAGACTCTAAGAAAACTCCTTTTGGCACTTATGAAGATAAATATGAAGGTAAGAGCACTCCAGTAGACGTTTTAACAAAGCGTTTGATGAATGATGGTATATATGTCTTTGGAGGACCGTCTTGGTTAGTTATATCACCTCCATTGATAATATCCAAAGAAGATATAGATATTGGAATAGAAAAGATTGATGAAACATTAAATTCTCTTGATAAGCAGTTCACATAA
- a CDS encoding dihydrolipoyl dehydrogenase produces MDVDVLIAGAGGAGYPAAFRLSKAGFSVIMADPKGELGGNCLYQGCVPSKTVRELTQMIKRAKLLNTNIDVNFQLIQNHKDKVQETRFKQHKSELSETHVEFIKGEVEIVDNHNAIIKGDKDLNVRAKYIILATGSEPFRPKFPGENLCITSDDLYKYKSPIRELPKEMVIIGGGYIAFEAATMFNILGTKVHVLVRSDKILRGIDSKLSSTLLSLMDKNIDIRFNSPVLEVKKNSKSLDVIFSHNGNKELLTADQVLLATGRSPVYPKGIEKTEVKTDRKGIIVDNSIITSVNNIFAPGDINGISMFFHSAVRQSLVAAHNIMSGGTPIDYMDFNSVPKTIFTFPPIAYIGITPDIAKKNGIEIVEASYPFAKDSRAQMYEETEGEIRLFFEKTSLRLIGGWIIGIDAPSLINEIGIAMANGLTARQIADYADQHPMTNEGVSYAARSIF; encoded by the coding sequence ATGGATGTAGATGTTTTAATAGCAGGAGCAGGAGGTGCTGGATATCCTGCAGCGTTTAGACTTTCTAAAGCAGGTTTTTCAGTAATAATGGCCGATCCTAAAGGCGAACTAGGTGGAAATTGTTTATATCAAGGCTGTGTTCCTTCCAAAACAGTCAGAGAATTAACACAAATGATAAAAAGAGCTAAATTATTAAATACAAATATCGATGTTAACTTTCAATTAATCCAAAATCATAAAGATAAAGTTCAGGAAACCAGATTTAAGCAACATAAATCAGAACTTTCAGAAACTCATGTTGAGTTTATAAAAGGAGAAGTCGAAATAGTGGATAATCATAACGCTATAATTAAAGGAGATAAAGATCTAAATGTAAGGGCAAAATATATTATTTTAGCTACTGGAAGCGAGCCTTTTAGACCTAAATTTCCAGGTGAAAATCTTTGTATAACTAGTGACGATTTATATAAATATAAATCTCCTATAAGAGAATTGCCTAAAGAAATGGTTATAATTGGTGGCGGTTATATAGCATTTGAAGCAGCTACAATGTTTAATATTTTGGGGACAAAAGTTCATGTTCTTGTAAGATCAGATAAGATATTAAGGGGAATTGATAGTAAATTGTCTTCCACTTTATTATCATTAATGGATAAAAATATAGATATAAGATTTAACTCCCCAGTTTTAGAAGTAAAGAAAAATAGTAAATCTTTAGATGTAATATTTTCACATAATGGCAATAAGGAGTTATTAACTGCAGACCAAGTTTTATTAGCTACTGGTAGATCGCCAGTTTATCCTAAAGGTATAGAGAAAACTGAAGTAAAAACTGATAGAAAAGGAATAATTGTAGATAATTCCATCATCACGTCTGTTAATAATATTTTTGCTCCAGGCGATATTAATGGTATATCAATGTTTTTCCACTCTGCAGTAAGGCAATCTTTAGTTGCTGCTCATAATATAATGTCTGGTGGTACCCCAATAGACTATATGGATTTCAATAGCGTGCCTAAGACAATCTTTACTTTTCCTCCTATAGCGTATATAGGCATAACACCAGACATTGCTAAGAAGAATGGAATTGAAATAGTGGAAGCTTCATATCCCTTTGCAAAGGATTCTAGAGCTCAAATGTATGAGGAAACGGAGGGCGAAATAAGACTCTTCTTTGAAAAGACTAGTCTGAGGCTTATAGGAGGATGGATAATAGGAATTGATGCACCTTCTCTAATCAATGAAATAGGAATAGCAATGGCTAATGGACTTACAGCTAGGCAGATAGCCGATTATGCTGATCAGCATCCAATGACTAATGAAGGCGTAAGTTACGCTGCAAGATCCATATTCTAA
- a CDS encoding PadR family transcriptional regulator gives MLANEGNLTGAEIMEKIEANTMGMWKPSPGSVYPMIKALEDEGLIKVVKTEGTKKYYGITDKGREIIGETSIENKISNSIRELDSLVDYILDNWDNLSIDEKENIRKIYEKFKKAFET, from the coding sequence ATGCTTGCTAATGAAGGAAACTTAACTGGAGCAGAAATAATGGAAAAAATTGAGGCAAATACTATGGGTATGTGGAAACCATCTCCGGGATCTGTTTATCCTATGATAAAAGCTCTTGAAGACGAAGGTTTAATAAAGGTAGTTAAAACTGAAGGTACGAAAAAATATTATGGAATAACAGATAAAGGAAGAGAAATAATAGGTGAAACAAGCATAGAAAATAAGATATCTAATAGTATAAGAGAGTTAGACTCGCTTGTGGATTATATTCTTGATAATTGGGATAATCTTTCTATAGATGAGAAAGAAAATATAAGAAAAATTTATGAAAAATTTAAAAAAGCTTTTGAAACTTAG
- a CDS encoding zinc ribbon domain-containing protein, whose protein sequence is MEKTYTGRYINLQALAQEINSILAGEGWESSTQMMSPPMGSMQDYIVRGLKKGHMHHAEELIIRITGAPNDFRIIIEEEHIGALGRELIDHRLFKQIDKEINDGLFDMPYTPTPSPQMTPTPQMPSMQPQMPQTTAQGLRCSQCGYQNPPGAKFCLNCGNKLM, encoded by the coding sequence ATGGAGAAAACATATACAGGTCGATATATAAATTTACAAGCATTAGCACAAGAGATAAATAGTATATTAGCGGGTGAAGGATGGGAAAGCAGTACACAAATGATGAGCCCACCTATGGGAAGTATGCAGGACTATATAGTAAGAGGTTTAAAAAAAGGGCATATGCACCATGCTGAGGAATTGATTATAAGAATAACTGGAGCACCTAATGATTTTAGAATAATAATAGAAGAGGAACATATAGGAGCCTTAGGTAGAGAATTAATAGATCATAGATTATTCAAACAGATAGATAAGGAAATTAACGATGGGTTATTTGATATGCCTTACACTCCTACACCGTCACCACAAATGACTCCAACGCCACAAATGCCTTCAATGCAGCCCCAAATGCCACAGACGACAGCACAAGGTCTCAGATGTTCTCAATGCGGATATCAAAATCCTCCAGGAGCTAAATTCTGCTTAAATTGCGGAAATAAATTGATGTGA